One window from the genome of Oryctolagus cuniculus chromosome 1, mOryCun1.1, whole genome shotgun sequence encodes:
- the LOC100346848 gene encoding olfactory receptor 10D1B, which produces MRNISMVAEFILLGIPHTEGLETMLFVLFLSFYIFTLLGNLLILLAIVSSTRLHTPMYFFLCKLSVFDIFFPSVSSPKMLFYLSGNSRTISYAGCVSQLFFYHFLGCTECFLYTVMAYDRFVAICYPLRYTIIMSHRVCAILATGTSLFGCVQATFLTTLTFQLPYCGPNDVDYYFCDIPVMLKLACADTSSLEMVGFISVGLMPLSCFLLILTSYSRIVFSILKIRSAEGRRRAFSTCSAHLTAILLFYMPVVLIYLRPTPSPSLDATVQVLNNLVTPMLNPLIYSLRNKEVKSSLRQVLHQLGFLPEKL; this is translated from the coding sequence ATGAGGAATATCTCCATGGTGGCAGAGTTTATCCTGCTGGGCATCCCACACACAGAGGGTCTGGAGACCATGCTGTTTGTCCTGTTTTTGTCCTTCTACATCTTCACCCTTCTGGGGAACTTGCTCATCCTACTAGCAATTGTTTCCTCCACTCGGCTTCACACTCCTATGTACTTCTTCCTGTGCAAACTGTCcgtttttgatatatttttcccTTCTGTGAGTTCCCCCAAGATGTTGTTCTACCTCTCAGGGAACAGCCGCACCATCTCCTATGCAGGCTGCGTGTCCCAGCTCTTCTTCTACCATTTCCTGGGCTGCACTGAGTGTTTCCTGTACACAGTGATGGCCTACGACCGCTTTGTTGCCATATGTTACCCTCTGCGATACACGATCATCATGAGTCACAGAGTGTGTGCCATCCTGGCCACTGGGACCTCATTGTTTGGCTGTGTTCAGGCCACCTTTCTAACCACTCTCACCTTCCAATTGCCCTACTGTGGCCCCAATGATGTGGACTATTACTTCTGTGATATCCCAGTGATGCTGAAGCTGGCTTGTGCAGATACCTCATCCCTGGAGATGGTGGGGTTCATCAGCGTGGGCCTCATGCCCCTCAGCTGCTTCCTTCTCATCCTCACCTCCTACAGTCGCATTGTCTTCTCCATCCTGAAGATCCGCTCTGCAGAGGGCCGACGCCGTgccttctccacctgcagtgcccacctcACGGCTATCCTGCTTTTCTACATGCCAGTGGTCCTCATCTACCTAAGGCCAACACCAAGCCCCTCACTGGATGCAACCGTTCAGGTTCTGAATAACCTGGTGacccccatgctgaaccccttGATCTACAGCCTTAGGAATAAGGAGGTGAAATCATCACTAAGGCAGGTCCTGCATCAGCTGGGCTTCCTTCCTGAGAAGTTGTAA